The following are encoded together in the Juglans microcarpa x Juglans regia isolate MS1-56 chromosome 2D, Jm3101_v1.0, whole genome shotgun sequence genome:
- the LOC121249698 gene encoding uncharacterized protein LOC121249698 isoform X1: MASTSYWPLLSRIVFLLNLAYHVANASDKYISAIGDPGMKNPNVRVALEAWNFCNEVGMEAPHMGSPRLADCADLYCPLIMDSLGLTTKCEVHHKVNESDNSLGTGDKFPIKGFEPYMDPNLFAMEKELYLGSLCEVQDSSDPWHFWMIMLKNGNFDKNTTFCPENGKNVSKIITGRNFPCFGEGCMNQPLVYHNYSRLVSSGDQIESLLGGFYGTYDLDADLGEGIGKNSYFSVTWQKNLSTGSWIFSQILTTSSKYPWLMLYLRADATEGFNGGYHYGSRGIIRKRLESPNFKVKLTLDVKRGGGPNSQFYLLDIGSCWKNNGDPCDGDVLTDVTRYSEMIINPATTSWCRPDNLVSCPPYHVNPTGERIHRNETSRFPYSAYHLYCSPGNANYLEEPYDICDPYSNPQAQELVQILPHPEWAVHGYPLKKGDGWVGDSRTWVLDVGALSGRLYFYQDPGTKPARRVWSSINVGTEIYVSRSGPGVTAEWTVSDFDVLVPEDVTSTSVSFY; this comes from the exons ATGGCTTCTACTTCCTACTGGCCACTTCTTTCTCGAATagtatttcttttgaatttggCTTATCATGTGGCCAACGCTTCAGATAAGTATATATCAGCGATTGGAGACCCAGGAATGAAGAACCCAAATGTGAGAGTTGCACTGGAAGCTTGGAACTTTTGCAATGAAGTTGGGATGGAAGCCCCACACATGGGAAGCCCCAGGTTGGCGGATTGTGCCGACTTGTACTGCCCGTTGATCATGG ATTCCTTGGGCCTCACCACAAAATGCGAAGTACATCACAAAGTGAATGAATCAGACAACAGCTTGGGGACTGGTGATAAGTTTCCTATAAAAGGATTTGAGCCATACATGGACCCTAACCTGTTTGCTATGGAAAAGGAACTGTATCTCGGTTCTCTTTGTGAGGTGCAGGATTCCTCAGATCCGTGGCACTTCTGGATGATTATGCTCAAGAATGGAAACTTTGATAAGAACACCACCTTTTGTCCTGAGAATGGAAAGAATGTCAGTAAAATCATAACTGGCAGAAATTTTCCATGTTTTGGTGAAGGATGTATGAATCAGCCACTTGTATACCATAACTACTCAAGATTGGTTTCTTCTGGGGACCAAATAGAGTCTTTACTAGGAGGATTTTATGGAACGTATGACCTTGATGCTGATCTGGGTGAAGGTATAGGGAAGAACTCCTACTTCTCCGTCACATGGCAGAAGAATTTGAGCACCGGAAGTTGGATTTTCTCGCAGATATTAACAACATCTTCAAAGTATCCTTGGCTTATGTTGTATCTACGTGCAGATGCAACTGAAGGATTTAATGGCGGTTATCACTATGGTAGTCGTGGAATCATAAGAAAG CGGCTAGAATCTCCAAACTTTAAGGTCAAGCTGACACTTGATGTTAAACGTGGTGGAGGGCCCAACAGTCAATTTTATCTCCTCGATATAGGAAGCTGCTGGAAGAACAATGGAGACCCTTGTGATGGTGATGTTCTGACAGATGTGACTAGATACAGCGAAATGATAATAAATCCAGCTACTACAAGCTGGTGCCGCCCAGATAACCTCGTCTCCTGCCCACCTTACCATGTTAATCCTACTGGTGAGAGGATACATAGAAATGAGACATCTCGGTTTCCGTATTCTGCTTATCATCTCTACTGCAGCCCAGGAAATGCCAACTATCTGGAGGAACCATATGATATCTGTGACCCATATAGCAACCCACAGGCACAGGAACTGGTGCAAATTCTTCCACATCCTGAATGGGCTGTGCATGGTTATCCCTTAAAGAAAGGAGATGGATGGGTTGGAGACTCGAGGACTTGGGTGCTTGATGTGGGTGCTCTCTCTGGTCGGTTATACTTCTACCAG GATCCAGGAACAAAACCGGCAAGGCGTGTATGGTCTTCAATTAATGTGGGCACAGAAATCTATGTTAGCCGCTCAGGGCCAGGGGTGACTGCAGAATGGACCGTCAGTGATTTTGATGTGTTGGTTCCAGAAGATGTTACTAGCACTTCTGTTAGTTTTTATTGA
- the LOC121249698 gene encoding uncharacterized protein LOC121249698 isoform X2, with the protein MASTSYWPLLSRIVFLLNLAYHVANASDKYISAIGDPGMKNPNVRVALEAWNFCNEVGMEAPHMGSPRLADCADLYCPLIMDSLGLTTKCEVHHKVNESDNSLGTGDKFPIKGFEPYMDPNLFAMEKELYLGSLCEVQDSSDPWHFWMIMLKNGNFDKNTTFCPENGKNVSKIITGRNFPCFGEGCMNQPLVYHNYSRLVSSGDQIESLLGGFYGTYDLDADLGEGIGKNSYFSVTWQKNLSTGSWIFSQILTTSSKYPWLMLYLRADATEGFNGGYHYGSRGIIRKRLESPNFKVKLTLDVKRGGGPNSQFYLLDIGSCWKNNGDPCDGDVLTDVTRYSEMIINPATTSWCRPDNLVSCPPYHVNPTGERIHRNETSRFPYSAYHLYCSPGNANYLEEPYDICDPYSNPQAQELVQILPHPEWAVHGYPLKKGDGWVGDSRTWVLDVGALSGRLYFYQTGLIIIGH; encoded by the exons ATGGCTTCTACTTCCTACTGGCCACTTCTTTCTCGAATagtatttcttttgaatttggCTTATCATGTGGCCAACGCTTCAGATAAGTATATATCAGCGATTGGAGACCCAGGAATGAAGAACCCAAATGTGAGAGTTGCACTGGAAGCTTGGAACTTTTGCAATGAAGTTGGGATGGAAGCCCCACACATGGGAAGCCCCAGGTTGGCGGATTGTGCCGACTTGTACTGCCCGTTGATCATGG ATTCCTTGGGCCTCACCACAAAATGCGAAGTACATCACAAAGTGAATGAATCAGACAACAGCTTGGGGACTGGTGATAAGTTTCCTATAAAAGGATTTGAGCCATACATGGACCCTAACCTGTTTGCTATGGAAAAGGAACTGTATCTCGGTTCTCTTTGTGAGGTGCAGGATTCCTCAGATCCGTGGCACTTCTGGATGATTATGCTCAAGAATGGAAACTTTGATAAGAACACCACCTTTTGTCCTGAGAATGGAAAGAATGTCAGTAAAATCATAACTGGCAGAAATTTTCCATGTTTTGGTGAAGGATGTATGAATCAGCCACTTGTATACCATAACTACTCAAGATTGGTTTCTTCTGGGGACCAAATAGAGTCTTTACTAGGAGGATTTTATGGAACGTATGACCTTGATGCTGATCTGGGTGAAGGTATAGGGAAGAACTCCTACTTCTCCGTCACATGGCAGAAGAATTTGAGCACCGGAAGTTGGATTTTCTCGCAGATATTAACAACATCTTCAAAGTATCCTTGGCTTATGTTGTATCTACGTGCAGATGCAACTGAAGGATTTAATGGCGGTTATCACTATGGTAGTCGTGGAATCATAAGAAAG CGGCTAGAATCTCCAAACTTTAAGGTCAAGCTGACACTTGATGTTAAACGTGGTGGAGGGCCCAACAGTCAATTTTATCTCCTCGATATAGGAAGCTGCTGGAAGAACAATGGAGACCCTTGTGATGGTGATGTTCTGACAGATGTGACTAGATACAGCGAAATGATAATAAATCCAGCTACTACAAGCTGGTGCCGCCCAGATAACCTCGTCTCCTGCCCACCTTACCATGTTAATCCTACTGGTGAGAGGATACATAGAAATGAGACATCTCGGTTTCCGTATTCTGCTTATCATCTCTACTGCAGCCCAGGAAATGCCAACTATCTGGAGGAACCATATGATATCTGTGACCCATATAGCAACCCACAGGCACAGGAACTGGTGCAAATTCTTCCACATCCTGAATGGGCTGTGCATGGTTATCCCTTAAAGAAAGGAGATGGATGGGTTGGAGACTCGAGGACTTGGGTGCTTGATGTGGGTGCTCTCTCTGGTCGGTTATACTTCTACCAG ACGGGCCTTATAATTATAGGGCACTGA
- the LOC121249700 gene encoding 12-oxophytodienoate reductase 2-like gives MADETPDIPLLTPYKMGKFSLSHRVVLAPLTRSRSFGNVPQPHAILYYSQRTSKGGLLIAEATGVSNTAQGYPETPGIWTKEQVEAWKPIVDAVHAKGGIFFCQIWHVGRLSNRDFQPNGQAPISSTDKPLSPQLQSSAIDVAHLTPSRRLRTDEIPQIVDDFRLAAKNAIEAGFDGVEIHGAHGYLIDQFTKDQVNDRTDQYGGSLENRFRFALEIVEAVANEIGADKVGIKLDPFGDYMESGDSNPEALGLYMAESLNKYGILYCHMVEPRINPALEKRETPHSLLPMRKAFRGTFLVVGGYDREEGNNAIAENRADLVVYGRQFLANPDLPRRFKLNAPLNKYNRDTFYTPDPVVGYTDYPFLEDTS, from the exons AGATCTTTTGGCAATGTTCCTCAGCCACATGCTATCTTGTACTATTCTCAGAGAACCTCCAAAGGGGGCCTTCTAATTGCTGAAGCCACTGGAGTTTCCAACACTGCTCAGGG gTACCCAGAAACACCTGGTATATGGACGAAAGAGCAAGTTGAAGCATGGAAACCCATCGTTGATGCTGTTCATGCCAAAGGTGGAATCTTCTTTTGTCAAATTTGGCACGTGGGGAGGCTTTCAAATCGAG ATTTTCAGCCAAATGGACAAGCTCCAATTTCTTCTACTGACAAGCCTTTGAGTCCACAACTTCAATCAAGTGCAATTGATGTTGCACATTTGACTCCCTCAAGGCGGCTAAGGACTGATGAGATTCCtcaaattgttgatgattttaggCTTGCCGCAAAGAATGCTATTGAAGCTG GTTTTGACGGAGTCGAGATCCATGGGGCTCATGGTTACCTAATTGACCAGTTCACGAAAGATCAAGTGAATGATCGAACCGACCAATATGGCGGATCCCTTGAAAATCGTTTTCGATTTGCTTTGGAAATAGTGGAAGCTGTTGCCAATGAGATAGGAGCAGATAAGGTTGGAATAAAGTTAGATCCTTTTGGAGACTATATGGAATCTGGAGACTCAAATCCAGAAGCATTGGGTCTTTACATGGCTGAATCCTTAAACAAATATGGAATTCTTTATTGCCACATGGTTGAGCCAAGAATTAACCCGGCTTTAGAAAAACGTGAAACTCCCCATAGTCTTCTTCCAATGAGAAAGGCTTTTAGGGGTACTTTTCTTGTCGTTGGGGGTTATGACAGGGAAGAAGGGAATAATGCGATTGCTGAAAACCGTGCAGATCTTGTTGTCTACGGTCGTCAGTTTTTGGCCAATCCAGATTTGCCTCGGAGATTTAAGCTTAATGCTCCTCTCAACAAATACAACAGAGATACATTCTATACCCCAGATCCGGTTGTTGGTTATACTGATTATCCATTTCTTGAGGACACTTCCTAG